In Phragmites australis chromosome 24, lpPhrAust1.1, whole genome shotgun sequence, the following are encoded in one genomic region:
- the LOC133907323 gene encoding uncharacterized protein LOC133907323 yields the protein MLRLCATVLNPPLLSPLASTVHHLRTRRLLRVRALAAASSPSARSLRLLEWGKVCDAVASFAGTSHGRDATKKQLLGVEDVSYEQSRRLLQETEAAVWLLDNAGGAMDFSGLDTVVIESAIHCVSGGAVIKGLEAMAVASLMLFVESLQISIKATMKQDENSHSRLMPLTETILDAVINKALVKSIQDIIDDDGSVKDTASPELRRYREQVQLLENKLYQLMDKLMRNAENEASLSEVCIVNGRCCIRTTEDKSSIFDGLLLSSGSDAGSMVEPIAAVPLNDELQEARALVAKAELDVLSKLTDKILLELDSIQSLLQETVKLDKVTARAKYSIAHDGTFPDLYLPNCENETVTSATGGSVNTTSSAHLPKKSWKLYMANAYHPLLLQHHQENLHCAKRDVASAAAEIRRRRIYGQDIAEEDQLASHLDSMKLRVSQLEKDHPVPVDFMISEETTVLVITGPNTGGKTISLKTVGLASLMAKIGLYILASEPVKIPWFNAVYADIGDEQSLTQSLSTFSGHLKQIGAIRAKSTSQSLVLLDEVGAGTNPLEGAALGMSLLESFAEAGSFLTLATTHHGELKTLKYSNDSFENACVEFDEENLKPTFKILWGIPGRSNAVNIAERLGLPLDIIDSSRRLLGTAGAEINALIMDMERFKQKYQQHLQEAQHLLMQSKELHNNLELAQKNIVDHTSAQRKRKARVVSEYAVMARSIIRKKFQQFQESAIAERAKEEEAAKNAKSERVKDPVPASTSVIGKTQNTDTILDAAANDEEDGTPEVGDLVYVPKLKNQATVVKFDSSKNEVQVQAGMMKLKLKLKDVKIQKRRVSR from the exons ATGCTTCGCCTCTGCGCCACCGTCCTCAacccccctctcctctccccacTCGCCTCCACCGTTCACCACCTCCGcacgcgccgcctcctccgcgtcCGCGCCCTCGCCGCGGCGTCATCGCCCTCCGCCcgcagcctccgcctcctcgaGTGGGGCAAGGTCTGCGACGCCGTCGCCTCCTTCGCAGGCACCTCTCACGGCCGCGACGCCACCAAG AAGCAGCTTTTGGGGGTGGAGGACGTGAGCTATGAGCAGAGCCGGAGGCTGCTCCAGGAGACCGAGGCGGCGGTGTGGCTGCTTGACAACGCCGGTGGAGCGATGGATTTCTCGGGGTTGGATACCGTCGTG ATAGAGTCAGCAATACATTGTGTCTCTGGAGGTGCCGTGATAAAAGGTCTGGAAGCAATGGCAGTTGCTAGCTTGATGCTGtttgttgaatccttgcaaatAAGTATTAAAGCTACCATGAAGCAGGATGAAAACTCACATAGTCGACTAATGCCTCTTACTGAAACA ATTTTAGATGCTGTCAttaacaaggcactagtgaagtCCATACAAGATATCATTGATGATGACGGCTCTGTAAAAGATACTGCA AGTCCTGAACTAAGACGGTATCGAGAACAAGTTCAGCTCCTAGAGAACAAG TTATACCAGCTTATGGACAAGTTGATGCGCAATGCTGAGAATGAAGCTTCTTTGTCG GAAGTATGCATTGTAAATGGAAGATGCTGCATTAGAACAACCGAAGATAAGTCTTCGATTTTTGACGGACTACTGCTCTCCAG TGGGTCAGATGCTGGGAGCATGGTAGAACCAATTGCTGCTGTTCCGTTGAATGATGAGTTGCAGGAAGCAAGAGCACTAGTGGCTAAAGCTGAACTGGATGTCTTATCAAAATTGACTGACAAG ATTCTTCTCGAGCTTGATAGTATTCAGAGTTTGCTGCAGGAAACAGTTAAACTTGATAAG GTCACAGCTCGTGCAAAATATAGCATAGCACATGATGGTACATTTCCTGACCTGTATTTGCCAAACTGTGAGAATGAAACTGTCACTAGTGCTACAGGTGGGTCTGTCAATACAACTTCCTCAGCTCACCTCCCTAAGAAGTCATGGAAACTGTACATGGCAAATGCATACCATCCACTACTGCTCCAGCACCACCAGGAAAATCTCCATTGTGCCAAAAGGGATGTTGCAAGTGCCGCAGCA GAGATCCGAAGGAGGAGGATTTATGGACAAGATATTGCAGAAGAAGATCAATTGGCATCACACCTCGATTCGATGAAACTTAGG GTTTCCCAGCTGGAGAAAGACCATCCAGTACCAGTAGATTTTATGATTTCTGAAGAAACTACTGTCTTGGTCATAACTGGCCCAAATACAGGTGGTAAAACAATCAGCTTGAAGACGGTTGGCCTGGCATCTTTGATGGCCAAGATAG GTCTATACATTCTAGCTTCTGAACCAGTAAAAATCCCATGGTTCAATGCTGTTTATGCTGACATTGGAGATGAGCAATCATTGACCCAGTCACTCTCTACATTTTCTGGGCATCTGAAGCAGATTGGG GCCATTCGTGCAAAATCAACTTCTCAGTCCTTGGTCCTGTTGGATGAG GTAGGTGCTGGGACAAACCCACTCGAAGGAGCTGCTTTGGGAATGTCTCTTTTGGAATCTTTTGCTGAAGCTGGCTCCTTTTTGACTCTAGCAACAACTCATCATGGAGAACTTAAAACACTAAAATACAG CAATGATTCATTTGAGAATGCGTGCGTGGAATTTGATGAAGAAAATCTAAAGCCCACATTCAAGATACTTTGGGGGATACCAG GCCGCTCAAATGCAGTCAATATTGCTGAAAGGCTAGGTTTGCCCTTGGATATAATAGACAGCTCAAGGCGTTTACTTGGGACAGCTGGTGCAGAGATAAATGCG TTGATAATGGACATGGAAAGgttcaaacaaaaatatcaaCAACATCTTCAGGAGGCACAACATCTTCTCAT GCAGTCCAAGGAGCTTCATAATAACTTGGAACTGGCACAAAAGAACATTGTAGACCACACTTCTGctcagagaaaaagaaaggcaaGAGTAGTTTCAGAGTATGCTGTTATGGCCCGTTCTATCATTCGTAAGAAGTTTCAGCAGTTCCAGGAATCTGCAATAGCAGAAAGAGcgaaagaagaagaggctgcgaAGAATGCCAAATCTGAGAGAGTGAAGGATCCAGTGCCTGCAAGTACTTCTGTCATCGGAAAGACACAGAATACAGATACCATCTTGGACGCAGCAGCCAATG ATGAAGAAGATGGGACCCCAGAAGTTGGAGATTTAGTTTATGTtcccaagctcaagaaccaagcTACTGTAGTCAAATTTGATTCGTCTAAAAATGAAGTGCAAGTCCAAGCCggtatgatgaagctcaaaCTAAAGCTGAAAGATGTTAAGATTCAGAAGCGGAGAGTATCCAGATAG
- the LOC133908020 gene encoding uncharacterized protein LOC133908020: protein MAPGRGTGAGAGAGASLAEVVALGRDAGARAGASLAETAPGRGAGAGAGTGLAEAVPGSSAGAGAGASLAEAVPGRVASAGACAGTRQTAAAASQIHEEAEANETAQVDDNDDGIYDVDLLPRDPGKRIPIADYDINDQDRVVLKNAPKKSKMIDHKIQKDLISSYAKETTKLIMEDLGNEHFFILADESSDVSLNEQLALCLRYVDKKGKPVERFLGVVNVEDTTSSTLKTAIGNLLMDHQLSFSMVRGQGYDGASNMKGHINGLKKLIMDESPSAYYVHCFAHQLQLTLVVVAKESGDCQWFFQQLSYLLNVLGNSCKKIKMLRVAQAESIIESLELGELESGQGLNQEMGLGRPGDTRWGSHYKTILHIIALYQPIRKTLIKIGEDYNRTEAISAQTMLTSFESFEFVFMLHLMEEIFGYTDDLGNALQKREQDIVDAISLVYTTKEQLQLLREDGGWDTFLQGVISFCVKHKIKIADMDGHYKPVGRSARFYGKATNKHRFHVDMFLGVIDRQLRELNDRFDEVNTELLICMASFNPIDSFAAFDKENLVKLAQFYPTDFTKDEMLKLPNQLRNYIADVRRDERFKDVKTFADLSINLIETKKNGTFEVVYKLLKLVLILPVATASVERVFSSMTYVKNKLRNKIGSQYMNDCLVTFIERDFFLQVEDDIIIAAFQKTRNRKVELVTCAACDFLL from the exons ATGGCGCCGGGGCGCGGCACGGGTGCAGGCGCCGGCGCTGGCGCGAGCCTGGCCGAGGTGGTGGCACTGGGGCGCGACGCAGGTGCAAGGGCTGGCGCGAGCCTAGCCGAGACGGCGCCGGGGCGCGGCGCGGGTGCAGGCGCCGGCACTGGCTTGGCCGAGGCGGTGCCGGGGAGCAGCGCGGGTGCAGGTGCTGGCGCGAGCCTGGCCGAGGCGGTGCCGGGGCGCGTTGCCAGTGCAGGCGCATGCGCGGGCACGAGGCAGACAGCAGCGGCGGCAAGTCAGA TTCATGAAGAGGCTGAAGCGAACGAAACGGCTCAAGTGGATGACAATGATGATGGAATTTATGATGTTGACTTGCTTCCGCGTGATCCTGGGAAGAGGATTCCAATTGCAGATTATGATATCAATGATCAAGATAGG GTGGTTCTAAAGAATGCTCCGAAAAAAAGTAAAATGATAGACCACAAGATACAAAAGGATCTTATAAGCTCTTATGCCAAGGAAACTACTAAGCTTATTATGGAGGATCTTGGTAATGAACATTTTTTTATACTTGCTGATGAATCTAGTGATGTGTCCCTAAATGAACAATTGGCTCTTTGCTTGCGTTATGTTGATAAAAAGGGAAAGCCAGTTGAGAGATTTCTTGGTGTTGTCAATGTTGAAGACACTACATCTTCAACACTAAAAACTGCAATTGGAAATTTGCTTATGGATCATCAGTTGAGCTTTTCTATGGTCCGTGGGCAAGGATACGATGGAGCTAGTAACATGAAGGGTCACATTAATGGTTTGAAGAAACTTATAATGGATGAGTCTCCTTCTGCTTATTATGTTCACTGCTTTGCTCATCAACTTCAATTAACTCTTGTTGTTGTTGCTAAGGAGAGTGGTGATTGTCAATGGTTTTTTCAACAACTCTCATATTTATTAAATGTTCTTGGTAATTCTTGTAAGAAGATAAAAATGCTTCGAGTGGCTCAAGCTGAGTCTATCATTGAATCATTGGAATTGGGTGAACTTGAAAGCGGTCAGGGTTTGAATCAAGAGATGGGTTTGGGAAGGCCAGGTGATACAAGGTGGGGATCTCACTATAAAACTATATTGCATATTATTGCTTTGTACCAACCAATTCGAAAAACTCTTATCAAGATTGGGGAAGACTATAATAGGACAGAGGCTATATCGGCTCAAACTATGTTGACATCATTTGAGTCATTCGAGTTCGTTTTCATGTTACATTTGATGGAAGAAATATTTGGGTACACAGATGACTTAGGCAATGCTTTGCAAAAGAGGGAACAAGATATTGTTGATGCTATTTCTCTTGTTTATACCACAAAGGAACAATTGCAGTTATTGCGGGAAGATGGTGGATGGGATACTTTCCTTCAAGGTGTCATTTCTTTTTGTGTGAAGCATAAGATCAAAATTGCTGATATGGATGGTCACTACAAGCCGGTTGGAAGATCTGCAAGGTTCTATGGTAAAGCTACAAATAAACACCGCTTTCATGTTGATATGTTTTTGGGTGTCATTGATAGGCAACTTCGAGAGCTTAATGACCGGTTTGATGAGGTGAACACAGAATTACTTATTTGCATGGCATCATTCAATCCTATTGATTCATTTGCTGCATTTGATAAGGAGAATTTGGTTAAGCTTGCTCAATTTTATCCTACGGATTTCACAAAGGATGAAATGTTGAAACTTCCCAATCAATTAAGAAATTATATCGCAGATGTGCGAAGGGATGAGAGGTTTAAAGATGTGAAAACTTTTGCCGATCTTTCTATTAATCTTattgaaacaaagaagaacggcacttttgaagttgtttacaAGCTTCTCAAATTGGTGCTAATTCTTCCTGTAGCGACAGCTAGTGTTGAGAGAGTGTTTTCTTCAATGACTTATGTGAAGAATAAGCTAAGGAATAAAATAGGGAGTCAATACATGAATGATTGTTTGGTCACTTTTATTGAGCGGGACTTCTTTTTGCAAGTTGAGGATGATATCATCATAGCTGCGTTTCAAAAGACGAGGAACCGTAAAGTTGAATT GGTGACATGTGCAGCTTGTGACTTCCTACTCTGA
- the LOC133907825 gene encoding uncharacterized protein LOC133907825 → MEVFGKSVIAEPSTVIFLSTILNTEGSNPSHKCDKRCQNEHIFGNMYHCKLTGTTHICDKNCNQRILYDNHNSLCLVSGQLFPLSPLEQQAVRGIRRKHEVDSNEGCSFKRRRGAQLHPSPFERSYSAVSPIPSQVGDGMDLS, encoded by the coding sequence ATGGAGGTATTTGGCAAATCTGTGATTGCTGAGCCCAGCACTGTGATTTTCTTGTCCACCATTCTTAACACAGAAGGGTCAAACCCTAGTCACAAGTGTGACAAGAGGTGCCAGAATGAGCACATATTTGGAAACATGTACCACTGCAAACTGACTGGAACCACCCACATCTGTGACAAAAACTGTAACCAGAGGATCCTCTACGACAACCATAACTCGCTCTGCCTAGTGAGTGGGCAGTTGTTCCCGCTCTCACCACTGGAACAGCAGGCAGTGAGGGGGATCCGAAGGAAGCATGAAGTTGACAGCAATGAAGGGTGCTCCTTTAAGCGCAGGCGTGGTGCACAGCTGCATCCTTCCCCTTTCGAGAGGTCCTACTCTGCTGTTTCTCCAATCCCAAGCCAGGTTGGAGATGGCATGGACCTGAGCTAG